Proteins encoded in a region of the Pelmatolapia mariae isolate MD_Pm_ZW linkage group LG16_19, Pm_UMD_F_2, whole genome shotgun sequence genome:
- the LOC134645014 gene encoding FAST kinase domain-containing protein 5, mitochondrial, with translation MAACVVCRWMPRLRHLPGLRKGFARAQHVHIKPEDEADDLEEKRSLSQHNEVCLEGYMLHYSPSSYHHSALNSAASHSQTDNDEDEQCLPTLAPSFWQRSNRYSVSCSRHLSSSKNTLLDLAFNKGSEPEIPSVSSYQRKPVLPDVKVDTRAFHKCRPEYASMSLDLNQRPHSLKWEEAMQLLQKVAVLKGSMKASDVSQFLMELSRLHPDKMPLVRSDQRFIMLLRYSVEHLCHFTQLQLLEVLQSFVWLGMLSAHTVLELYETELSRRSSQMTLHQLILAADLWRCIGKQAPQFLLHLYDSVRLHLGQLGVPELVQLLYILGEGRQCPKDLIRPLEQLLMHHLPQLRPEEVGVICLGLFKSQTSISESAVTRIVDKALSFVEEMSDFAMVNVLKYLRFSYLYHRAWLEAMAEEVPQRAHRMGVKGLMHVALTCSALHYSNDSILTAVADRVPLLLPHCRSKDSCKLLWAYGTLGFLPLRSPSFYPSLTESLRQRKAEFQRYPEHLLTGLLGLAFVSQFPEDLIALALSPDFVNLALKCTQLELKKDLFTLDGVVALELPQWTGPRLSSELRDEVTEMLWKFAQSDVCQKPEVQEAESALKDLLGGEEFVCKRMILPHTRSIDLEVHLNSTGQPVPVNQASLEQSSSTFPSNQGWGKLNVGVTITDELLAQLINKNNNTKAPLAQSPKVKTTSLQRLQPDESGRLFDTVLDLTTDIIETLTKPSHLGSSRKDSSEIVKIAVQVSNRNHFCSQSQQLLGLHAMKRRQLKIAGYRVVELSYQEWFPLLRKSRAEKLAYLHCKLYDNL, from the coding sequence ATGGCTGCCTGTGTGGTGTGTCGCTGGATGCCCAGGCTACGCCACCTCCCAGGCCTGAGAAAAGGCTTTGCCAGGGCTCAGCATGTGCATATCAAACCAGAGGATGAGGCTGATGATCTGGAGGAAAAGAGAAGCTTGTCGCAGCACAATGAAGTATGTTTAGAAGGATACATGCTCCATTACAGCCCCTCTTCATATCATCACTCTGCATTGAACTCTGCAGCCTCCCATAGCCAAACAGACAACGATGAAGATGAGCAGTGTCTACCCACTCTCGCACCTTCTTTCTGGCAACGGAGCAATCGCTACAGTGTGAGTTGCTCACGACACCTCTCCAGCTCAAAGAACACTCTTCTGGACTTGGCTTTCAATAAAGGCTCCGAACCAGAGATCCCCTCAGTGTCCTCTTACCAGAGAAAACCTGTACTACCAGATGTTAAAGTAGACACGCGTGCCTTCCACAAATGCAGACCAGAGTATGCCTCAATGAGCCTAGACCTTAACCAGAGACCTCACTCACTCAAATGGGAAGAGGCAATGCAGCTGCTCCAAAAAGTGGCTGTTTTAAAGGGCAGCATGAAAGCATCTGATGTGTCTCAGTTTCTTATGGAGCTCAGTCGATTGCACCCAGACAAGATGCCGTTAGTGAGGAGTGACCAGCGCTTCATCATGCTCCTCCGATATTCCGTGGAACACCTTTGCCACTTTACTCAACTTCAGCTGCTAGAGGTGCTGCAGTCGTTTGTGTGGCTGGGCATGCTCTCTGCCCACACTGTACTTGAACTGTATGAGACTGAGCTGAGTCGCCGGTCCAGTCAGATGACTTTGCATCAGTTGATTTTAGCTGCTGATTTGTGGCGCTGTATAGGGAAGCAGGCACCTCAATTCCTACTGCACCTCTATGACTCCGTTCGTCTGCATCTGGGACAATTGGGCGTGCCCGAGCTGGTCCAACTGTTGTATATATTGGGAGAGGGTAGGCAGTGTCCAAAAGACTTGATCCGTCCTCTGGAGCAGCTTCTCATGCATCATTTGCCACAATTGCGACCTGAGGAAGTTGGTGTTATATGCTTAGGACTTTTTAAATCCCAAACTTCAATATCTGAGAGCGCAGTGACTCGCATTGTCGATAAGGCACTCTCTTTTGTGGAGGAGATGAGCGACTTTGCCATGGTGAATGTGTTGAAGTACCTGCGTTTCAGTTATTTATATCACAGGGCATGGCTGGAGGCCATGGCAGAGGAAGTTCCTCAGCGTGCCCACAGAATGGGTGTCAAGGGGCTAATGCACGTGGCACTGACCTGTTCTGCTCTTCATTACAGTAATGACAGTATCCTTACTGCTGTCGCTGACAGAGTACCCTTGCTACTGCCACACTGCAGAAGTAAAGACTCATGCAAACTCTTGTGGGCTTATGGCACATTAGGGTTTCTCCCATTACGGAGTCCAAGCTTCTATCCAAGTCTTACAGAATCCCTGAGGCAAAGGAAAGCTGAATTTCAACGATACCCAGAGCATCTGCTCACTGGTCTTTTAGGCTTGGCCTTTGTCTCACAGTTCCCAGAGGACCTAATTGCATTAGCCTTGAGCCCTGATTTTGTCAACTTAGCACTGAAATGCACACAGCTTGAGCTGAAGAAGGATTTGTTCACTTTAGATGGAGTTGTAGCTTTGGAGTTGCCTCAGTGGACTGGCCCTCGACTGAGCAGTGAACTTCGGGATGAGGTTACAGAAATGCTGTGGAAGTTTGCTCAGTCAGATGTGTGCCAGAAACCTGAGGTTCAGGAGGCAGAATCTGCTCTGAAAGATCTGCTTGGTGGAGAGGAGTTTGTATGTAAAAGAATGATCCTTCCCCATACTCGCTCCATTGACCTGGAAGTGCACCTCAACTCCACTGGGCAGCCTGTACCTGTGAACCAAGCATCTCTAGAACAAAGCTCATCCACATTTCCTTCTAATCAGGGTTGGGGGAAATTAAATGTAGGAGTTACAATAACTGATGAACTTTTAGCACAGttgataaataaaaacaacaacacaaaagcgCCTTTGGCTCAATCACCTAAAGTGAAGACTACATCTCTTCAAAGATTACAGCCCGATGAAAGTGGGAGACTCTTTGACACAGTGCTAGACTTGACCACTGATATTATAGAAACTCTGACCAAACCCAGTCACCTTGGGTCTTCTCGCAAGGACTCCAGTGAGATAGTCAAAATTGCCGTACAGGTCTCGAACAGGAACCACTTCTGCTCCCAGTCACAGCAGCTCCTGGGACTTCATGCCATGAAGAGAAGGCAGTTAAAGATAGCAGGCTATAGGGTTGTAGAGCTTAGTTATCAAGAGTGGTTTCCATTGCTGAGGAAAAGCAGAGCCGAGAAGCTGGCATATCTGCACTGCAAACTCTACGACAATCTATAA
- the slitrk5b gene encoding SLIT and NTRK-like protein 5, whose amino-acid sequence MHLWIPYVLLSATSVCTVEMLSHYGEICQGLCACEEREGVLTVSCENRGIESLSDISPVSFSQYHLLLTGNLLKKLSTNDFTEYKGLTILHLGNNEISDLEAGAFNGLQELKRLHLNNNKIDALKEEFFFGLDSLEYLQLDYNYITHIVPNAFSRLRHLEVLILNDNLISALPVNIFKHVPLTHLDLRGNQLKVLPYTGLLEHMNSVVELQLEENPWNCSCELIALKTWLESISYTALVGDVVCEFPFRLHGRDLDEVSKQELCPRRAIAEYEMPPLPHLSTDAYYRTTPALTASFTSSGFARSSSRPTKGPRQSAKLKSRPTARILSNKPQNYGQIISYQTKSPVPLDCPTACTCNLQISDLGLNVNCQERKIEQISDLNPKPYNPKKMYLTGNYITVVRRSDFIDATGLDLLHLGNNRIAQVYDRAFADLANLRRLYLNGNLIDHLPADIFYGLDSLQFLYLEYNVIKEVTSDTFQHVPKLQLLFLNNNLLKTLPEGTFTGLTLARLNLRNNHLRYLPVRGVLDQLTALVQVDLFENPWDCSCSILELKMWLEQLSTGTVVNNVICGSPKKLAGEDMRYIKTTNFCPNNSDILASMIPPSEESFPGSTITIETSLDSDTQYSTIPLSVMILALLLMFIMSVFVAAGLFVAMKKRRQKSQNEQNNSMNACISSLNMEYGLYKKGSIPKVRTSSGHVYEYIPPPAESTCRTTAHTPPDNKSADGFRDFDELSGAFLGNSDEEAASNVISSEYSATTPEPLNKPSTPHQNDPCYYRDVLEPDKHARYSNTLPCRHTAHSSNQHATDFDVRHQYVPPERIQQTILYCTSPSTVYVEPNRSEYWELKAKLHIDPDYLEVLEKRTTFTQF is encoded by the coding sequence ATGCATCTTTGGATTCCATATGTTTTGCTGAGTGCAACGTCAGTGTGCACTGTTGAGATGTTGAGCCATTATGGAGAAATATGTCAAGGACTATGTGCCTGTGAGGAGAGAGAAGGGGTGCTTACGGTGAGCtgtgaaaacagaggaattgaAAGTCTCTCAGACATAAGCCCAGTGTCCTTCTCCCAGTATCATCTGCTGCTTACTGGAAATCTTTTGAAAAAGCTATCCACCAATGATTTCACTGAGTACAAAGGACTTACAATATTACATCTGGGAAATAATGAAATATCTGATCTTGAAGCAGGAGCTTTTAATGGACTGCAGGAATTAAAACGATTACATCTCAACAATAACAAAATTGATGCCTTGAAGGAAGAGTTTTTCTTTGGCCTTGATAGTCTGGAATATCTACAACTTGATTATAATTATATCACTCATATTGTGCCAAATGCCTTCAGCAGACTTCGACATTTGGAGGTCCTGATTCTAAATGACAATTTAATATCTGCCCTGCCCGTAAACATTTTCAAGCATGTACCATTGACCCACTTAGACTTAAGGGGCAATCAGCTCAAAGTACTTCCCTACACAGGTCTGCTGGAGCACATGAACAGTGTTGTGGAGTTGCAGCTAGAGGAGAATCCGTGGAACTGTTCCTGTGAGTTGATTGCTCTTAAAACCTGGCTCGAGAGCATATCATACACAGCTTTAGTTGGGGATGTTGTCTGTGAGTTCCCTTTTCGGCTTCACGGGAGAGACCTTGATGAAGTTTCAAAACAAGAGTTGTGCCCGAGGAGAGCCATTGCTGAATATGAGATGCCACCCCTGCCGCATTTGAGCACCGATGCATACTATAGAACCACGCCAGCTCTTACAGCCTCCTTCACTTCATCTGGGTTCGCACGGTCCTCATCAAGACCCACTAAGGGACCTCGACAGTCAGCCAAATTAAAATCAAGACCCACAGCTCGCATTTTATCCAATAAACCACAAAATTATGGCCAAATTATTTCATATCAGACCAAATCCCCCGTGCCTTTAGATTGCCCAACAGCCTGCACATGCAATCTTCAAATTTCAGACCTTGGCCTGAACGTGAACTGTCAGGAGCGAAAGATCGAGCAGATCTCCGACTTAAATCCCAAACCTTACAATCCCAAAAAGATGTATCTCACTGGGAATTACATCACTGTGGTTCGCAGATCAGACTTTATTGATGCAACTGGATTAGACTTGCTTCATCTTGGTAACAATCGAATAGCCCAAGTATATGACAGAGCTTTTGCTGATTTGGCAAATCTTAGAAGACTATACCTTAATGGCAATTTAATAGATCATCTTCCAGCTGATATATTTTATGGATTAGATAGCCTGCAGTTCTTGTATTTAGAATATAATGTAATTAAAGAGGTTACATCTGACACCTTTCAGCATGTACCTAAGCTTCAGCTTTTATTTCTAAACAATAACCTACTGAAAACTTTACCAGAGGGAACGTTTACTGGTCTGACGTTAGCCAGACTAAATCTTCGCAACAACCATCTTCGATATCTGCCAGTCAGGGGTGTGCTAGATCAGCTTACAGCACTGGTACAAGTTGATTTGTTTGAGAATCCCTGGGACTGCTCATGTAGCATACTGGAGTTGAAGATGTGGCTGGAGCAGCTCAGCACGGGCACAGTTGTAAACAATGTCATCTGTGGATCTCCTAAGAAACTAGCTGGAGAGGATATGAGATACATTAAGACGACTAATTTCTGCCCTAATAACTCTGACATACTTGCCTCCATGATCCCACCGTCTGAAGAATCTTTTCCTGGAAGCACTATCACCATAGAAACATCCTTGGACTCTGACACTCAGTACAGCACCATTCCTTTATCTGTGATGATTCTTGCCCTTCTCCTCATGTTCattatgtctgtgtttgtggctGCAGGGCTGTTTGTGGCGATGAAAAAGAGACGTCAAAAGAGTCAAAATGAGCAGAATAACTCAATGAATGCTTGCATTAGCTCTCTCAACATGGAATATGGCCTTTACAAAAAAGGATCCATCCCCAAAGTCAGGACATCCAGTGGACATGTGTACGAGTACATCCCACCTCCTGCAGAATCTACATGCAGAACCACTGCTCACACCCCACCGGACAATAAATCAGCGGACGGATTTAGAGACTTTGATGAGTTGAGTGGCGCTTTTCTGGGTAACTCGGATGAAGAGGCAGCCAGTAATGTAATAAGCTCAGAATACAGTGCCACCACTCCAGAGCCTCTTAACAAGCCCTCCACCCCTCACCAAAATGATCCGTGCTACTACAGGGATGTACTTGAGCCTGACAAGCACGCACGCTACAGCAATACATTGCCATGCAGACATACAGCACATTCATCAAATCAGCATGCCACAGACTTTGATGTGAGGCATCAGTATGTTCCCCCTGAAAGAATACAACAGACAATACTGTATTGTACTTCGCCAAGTACTGTTTATGTGGAGCCGAACAGGAGTGAGTACTGGGAACTGAAAGCAAAGCTTCACATTGACCCAGATTACCTGGAGGTTCTTGAAAAACGaactacattcacacagttTTAA